In the genome of Helicovermis profundi, the window GTCTGGTGATGTTTTAATATCCATAGCTATATAGTCTACAAGTTTGTTATCTATTAAATCCTTTAATATTTTTGGATTTGTTCCGTTTGTATCTAGTTTGATTTTGTAACCCATTTCTTTAATTGCAAAACAAAAACCGTATAAATCACTTTGAAGAGTTGGCTCACCACCGCTAATAGTTACAGCATCAATAAGATTTTTTCTTTTAATAAGTAAATCGAAGATTATTTTTTCGTTAATTAGTTCAAATTTAGTTTCAAGATTTTTATTGTGACAATAAGGACAATTCATGTTACAGCCCTTTGTAAAAATAACTAAACTAATATTTCCCGGGTAATCTATAAATGAAGTTCCTAAAAAAGATGCAATATTCATTTTTTCACCTCCTATAGAACTTTTTCTATATTGAACTTGATTCTTTCTTCAAATTCGAGTACCTTGCCGTTATTATAGCTTTGAATAGGTCTATAATAACCAACAACTCTACTGTAAACATCAAGTTTTTCTCCACACTTAGGACATTCTAAGATTTCACCTTTAAAGTAACCATGATGTTTACAATGAGAAAATGTTGGTGTATATGAAAGGTAGGGGAGTTCATAGTTAGAAAATATTTTTTTTATTAAATTAGATATAACGCTTCCATCTTCAATTTTATCTGCAGTATAAAGATGAAGTACAGTTCCGCCTGTATATCTAGATTGAAGTTCATCTTGAAGATCAAGGGTATCAAATATATCTGAAGAATAATCTACCGAAAGTTGACTTGAATTTGTATAGTAAGGTGTCTTGTCATTTCCCCTAGTAATAATATCTTTATACATTTTTTTATCTTTAAGAGCTAATCTATAAGCAGTGGATTCGGCGGGAGTTGCTTCTAAATTGTACATATTTCCAGTTTTTTCTTGAACATCACTCAAATAATCTCTTAAATAATCCATAATTTCAATGGCAAATTTTTGTCCTTTTTCAGATGATAAATCTTTATTTATAAAGTTTAATACAGCTTCGTTCATGCCAACTAACCCAATTGTTGAAAAATGATTAGACCAGTATGAATTATTTGCAAATTTTATATTTCTAAGATATTGTCGGCAGTAAGGATAAAGCCCTTGATTAGTCCATCTTTCAATGTATTTTCTTTTAAGTTCAAGTGATTTAATTGCAATTTCAAGAGCTGAATTTAGCATTTTAAAAAACTGCTCTTCTGTTCTAGCTTTATAGCCTATGCGTGGAAGATTTAATGTTACAACGCCAATACTTCCTGTAAGAGGATTAGATCCAAATAATCCACCGCCCCTTTTTCTAAGTTCTCTATTATCAAGCCTTAATCTACAACACATACTTCTAGCATCTTCAGGAGAAAGATCGGAATTAACAAAATTTGCAAAATAAGGGATGCCAAACTTTACTGTAACATCCATCCAAAGTTTAACTACAGCACTTTCCCATGGAAATAATTCATCAACGTTTAATGTTGGAATAGGAAATGTAAAAATCCTACCTTCGCTGTCACCTTCTATCATAGCTTCTATAAATGCTTTGTTTATCATATCCATTTCATTTTGAAATTCTCCTAAAGTTTTATCAGTAGGTTTTCCGCCAATAACAACTGGAAGATATTTCATATTATTTGGACAAGAAAGGTCAAAAGTTAAATTTGAAAATGGACTCTGGCCACCAATTCTCATAGGCATATTAATTTCAAATATAAAAGATTTTATTATTCTTTTTAATTCATTAAACTCCAAATTATCATAGTATACAAAAGGAGCAAGATAAGTATCAAATGATGAAAAAGCTTGTGCGCCTGCATTTTCAAGTTGTGTTGCAAAAATACTATTTGCGAGTTGTCCTAGTAAAGTTGATAAATGTTTTGCTGGTGCGCTAGAATGCTTAGGTCCAACAAGACCTTCCATAATTAGTTGACCTAAATCCCAACCAGAGCAATAAGGCCCTAAGAAACCCATATCATGAATATGAATTTCACCACTCTTATGTGCATTTGAAATTTCGATAGGATATATTTCATTCAACCAATAGAGTTTAATAAATTCTTCTCTAGTATAGTTATATAAAGCCATTACAGATTTTTCTGAACTATTTGCATTTTCTTTTATCTGCCAATCTTTTTCTTCTAAATAATCATTCATAAGATCAATAGTAGCACTAATTAAAGAGTTTTTCTTTTCCTTAAATTCGTTAATTTTTCCATTTCTTTTTCTTACACGCATAATCATATAATCACTCCCAAAATAATAATAATAGATGGGTGAAAACTCATGAAAAAAACCTATCTTCAAAAACAAAAAGATAGGCAATAAAAACTTAAAACATGATACTTCCCACCGAAGTTTATGACAAAAAGTTATAGGCAGGTCTCCTGACTTATGAATCACTTTACTAATCTTTCCTTCCCGTAAAAAAACAGTGGTATATAAGATTTTCATCATCAATTACAGTAGCGGGGGCTGTAGAGGAATATCACCTCTTTCCCTATTATCTCTTAATAAGAGCACCTAGAACACAATATGTTGTTGTTTCTAGTTTATCATACACAATATATGCTTTCAAGATAATTATTACTTTGTAGAAAATATATTTATATTTTAGATTTTTAAGGAGTATGGTATTATTATATAGAGATGATATCAAGAGAGTAGAGAGAGGTAAAAAATGAGCAAAGATAATAAAAAATTAATAAATAGGCTTAAGACGATTAAAGGTCATATCGCTGGTGTTGAGAGAATGGTAGAAGAAGGAAAAACATGTGATGAAGTTCTTATACAAATTGCTGCAATAAAGTCTTCAATAAATAAAGTTGGACTTCTTATAATGGAAGAAAACGCACTTGAGTGTCTTCATTCAGTTGAAGAAGGAGAAATGGTAAGTAAAGAAAAAGTTGAAGAAGTAATTAAAACATTCATTAAATATTCAAAATAAAATTGAAAGTTACTGGGGGAATCTTTATTTTTCAGTAGCTTGTTTTTTTATAGATTTAATATTAATTAACTTAGTAAAAAAAACAAAAAGAACTGATATAGTTGTTTGAATCTTATTTTTTGGGATAAATGTATTTAATAGATTGTATTATAAATTCGTTGACACTCAAAAAAAATTGTGCTATTATTAACTTGTAACGATTACAAAGTTGAAAAAGTTAAGACAACTATATATTAAGGAGGAATTTTATATGAAGTATGTATGTGAACCTTGCGGTTATGTTTATGATCCAGCATTAGGAGATCCAGATGGTGGAATTGCACCAGGTACAAAATTTGAAGATATTCCAGAAGATTGGGTGTGTCCAGTTTGTGGTGTTTCAAAAGATATGTTCGTTCAAGAGTAATTTAACTTATAAGAAAGGTATATTATGAATAAAATAGCGAATGTTAACGAATTTTTAAAAAGCAACAATATTAAACCATCATATCAAAGAATTAAAATTTATGAGTACTTATATAATACAAAAGAACATCCAACTGTTGATATTATATATAGAGCTCTTATTGATGAAATTCCGACTCTTTCAAAAACAACAGTTTATAATACTTTAAATTTATTTGTTGATAGTAAGATAGTGTCTTTAATCACAATAGAAGATAATGAAACTAGGTATGATGCAGATACATCTTTACATGGACATTTTAAATGTGAAAGATGTGGTAAAGTTACAGATTTTAAATTAGACTTATCAGATATTGTTATTAATGAAATGGATGAATTTCAAATTAATCAAAGACATATATACTTTAAAGGTATATGTAATAAATGTTTAAATTAATTAAAACGATAATAATCTGATAAAGGTTATTATCGTTTTTTATTTGGGAGGGAAAAATTATGGCAAAAAGAAATGAAGTTTATAAATGCGAAATATGTGGGAACATTGTAGAAGTAAATAATGGTGCTGGCGGAACATTAGTATGCTGTGGTCAGGATATGAATCTTCTTGATGAAAAAAATGCTGATTCAACTACTGAAAAACATGTTCCGGTAATTGAAAAAATAGATGGTGGATTCAAAGTAACAGTTGGTTCAACACTTCACCCAATGACTGAAGAACATTTTATTCAATGGATTGAATTAATTGCAGATGGAAAAAGCTATAAAGAATTTTTAAAACCAGGTGATAAACCAGAAGCTATATTCTTAGTTAGTGCTAAGAAAGTAACAGCTAGAGAGTATTGTAATCTACATGGTCAGTGGAAAAATGAGATTTAGAAAAATATAGTTTAAGATTAATGTTTGAATTATAATATATAGTGAAAGGATGAATCAAGTGATTAATAAAAAATTAGAAGAAGCTTTTAACAAACAAATAAATGCAGAATTTTATTCAGCGTATCTTTATTTATCAATGGCAGCATATTTATCAAAAGAAAATTTTGAAGGATTTGCATCATGGATGAAAGTTCAATTTGAAGAAGAACAGTTTCATGCTTTTAAAATGTATGATTATTTACTTGAAAGAGGCGGAGAAGTTAAACTTGAATTAATAGAAAAACCTCAAACTGAGTGGAATGGTATTATTGATGTGTTTGACGCAACTTTAAAACATGAGAGACATGTAAGCGCATTAATCAATAAACTTGCTGATGTAGCTGATGAAGTAAAAGACAGAGCGTCTCTTTCTTATCTTCAGTGGTTCATTGATGAGCAAGTTGAAGAAGAGTCAAACGCTGAAACTATTCTTAAGCAATTAGAATTTGTTGAAGGAAAAGGACATGGAGTTTTAATGCTTGATAGAGAACTAGGTTCTAGAGTGTTTACACCGCCTACAACAGTGTAAAAAAAGACTGTAATCAAAATTTATTGATTACAGTCTTTTAATTTAAAATTTATGGGTATATATATCTTTACATAGTTATAAAAAATATTAAGGGTGAAATTTATGATAAATGAAAATAAATCAAATAAAATTAAAGATAAAAGAGTAAAAGAGATTTTTTCTAAAATTTTGGAATCTATTGATTCTAGTAAAATACAAATTAACATTATTTTAGATAATACAAGACAAGAGTATGAAACTCTAGTTAATCAGCTAGAAAATATTAAAATAGAAATTGATATAGTAATAAAAACTGTTGATATATTAGTAAATGAAGATAAATCAATGAGAATTAAACTTGTTAAAGCAACAAAAAATTATAAAAATAATCCTTCCTTTGATTTAAAAAAAATTTATGATGAGGCTTATGCAGTAAAATCAAAACTACTTGAGGCAGAAAATAAAGAGCGAAATTTAAGAGATCGAAGAGATAATATTGAGTTATCTTTAAGAAAAGTTTATGGAAATATAAAAATAAGCGAAAAAATACTACATCAAATTGGTATAGCTAGTAGTTTTTTAAATGGTGAAATAATGTCTGCAATGGAAGGTATGGACTTTGAAAGTGAAATGCTGGTCGGAGTAAAAGTTTTAGAAGCCCAGGAAAATGAAAGAAAAAGAATAGCAAGGGATATTCATGATGGCCCAGCGCAGCTTATGGCTAATTTAATTATGAGAACAGATATATGTGAAACTATATTAAAGAAAGATTTTGAAGAAGGTATTAAAGAGTTACGAGAGCTAAAAATTGCAGTTAAAAAATCTTTAAAAGAAGTTAGAGATATTATTTTTGATTTGAGGCCAATGTCATTAGATGATATTGGATTAAACCAAACTATAAAAGAATTTATAAATATTGTTTCAAGAGATTTAGAAATGAAAATTAATTTCAATTTCGAAAAAATAAATTATGAAGTAGAGTCTATAATAAAAGTTGCAACATATAGAATAATTCAGGAATTACTAAATAATATTAAAAAACATTCAAAGGCAAAAAATGTTAGTATTGACCTTAAATACGGGAAAAAATATCTTTCTATTAAAGTAGAAGATGATGGCATTGGATTTGATGTTAGAAATGTTTTAAGTGAGATTAAATCTAAATCGAACTCATTTGGACTTATAGGCATTTATGAAAGAGTAAATCAGCTTCAGGGTGAAATTAATATTACCTCTGAAAATAATAAAGGTGTAGTTTTTAAAATCAAATTACCAATTAGTAGAGAGGTGATATTAGATGAAAAAAACGGAAATTAGAGTATTTATTATTGATGATCATGAAATAATACGTGAAGGAATTAAGAGAATTTTAAGCTTTAATGAAAAAATTAAATTAATAGGAGAATCAAATTCAGGGGTAAATATTATAAAAATATTAAAAAATTATAAACCAGATGTTCTTTTGCTTGATATGAGAATGCCTGAAATTGGCGGTTTAGATGTAATAAAAATTATTAAAAGTGAGAATTTAGATGTAAAAATAATAGCTCTAACAATTGAGGATGATAAGAAAACAATTTTAAGTGCTATTAATTTAGGTATAGATGGATATGTATTAAAAGAGTCTGCTGGTGAAATAATTTCAAGGGCTATTGAAGAAGTTTATAAAGGTGAAAAGTATATTGATCATACACTTGTAAATTTATTGTTTTCTAAAGTAAAAACAAATAATAATTCCAATATTTTTGATGTTTTAACTAAGAGAGAATTTGAAGTGCTATATTTTATTTCAAAAGGCTTATCAAATAAAGAAATTAGTAATGAATTATATTTATCTGAAAAAACAATAAAAAACTATATTACTAATGTTTTTAGAAAGTTAGAAGTAAACGATAGGGTTAAAGCCACTATATTAGCTATAAAAAACAATATTGAAGAATTTTATCCTAATTCATAATGTATTGATTTTATATATTCGGGACTAAGGTCCCTATTTTTTATGACCTTTGAAATCTTTTTGTTTTTGTTATTTAAACTATAATTAAGTTATAAATAACACTAAAAGAAGAACAGGAGGTCATTATTATGTTAATCACTTTATTTAATTTATTATCTCAAAAGGTTAAAAATGAAGATGGTCAAGGAATGGTAGAATATGCATTATTAATTGGTTTAATTGCGATAGCAGTAATAGCTGTTTTAGCACTACTTGGACCTGCAATTGCAGCAAAATTCCAAGCTATTATTGATGCCTTATAAGAAATCAAGCTCTAGTCAAAGTGATTAGAGCTATTTTTTTAAAAATAACTATTCTTAACTATTGAGAAGGTGTCTTATGAAAAAGTTAAATAGTAAAGGGCAGTCTTTAGTAGAATTTACAATTGTACTTCCTATTATTCTTGTATTGATATTAGGATTACTTGAATTTGGATTGATATTAAATTCTTATATTACAATTAATACTATATCAAGAAATGGAGCTAGATTAGCATCAGTTGGCGCATCAGATTTAGAAATAAACCAGGAATTAATAATAGATGCTCCTAATATAGATTTTAATAAAGTTACTGTTACAATATCACCTAATGAATCGGATAGATTAAGAGGAGAAAGTGTAAGGGTAGATATATTGTATAAATATAATGTTAATATTCCATTTATCAATTTAATAATAGGGAGTGAAGTTGATTTAAAATCTAGTAACTCTATGAGAATTGAATAAAAGGTAGAAAGAATTCGTTTATTAACTATTATTTTAAGGAATAGTGATTTTATGAACAATAAGGGTAATGCTTCAATTTTGCTTGTTTTACTTATGGCGGTATTATTAACTTCACTTTCATATGTTATTGATATTGGACTTTCATATGCCCAGAGGATCAAATTATCTAATGCGGTTGATTCAGCAGTCTTAGCTTCTTCAAGGGAACTTAAAAAAAGTAAAACAAAAGTAAATGAAATAGCAAAAAAATATTTAGATATAAATTACAAAGAGGAATATAACTATGAAATAACTATTCCAGATGATTTAAAAAGTGTGGAAATAAATGCAAACACTAAAGTAAATCATTATTTTTCTCAAGTTTTTGGCAATTCTAATAGTATAGTTCATGTGTCGGCAAAGGCAATTATCGCACCAATTAAAAGTATTAAAAATGGTGTAAAACCTTTAGCTGTTAAAAATTTCAATTTCACTTATGGTGATGAAATAATACTAAAAGAAGGTGCTGGTGATGGAGAAAATGGCAATTACGGAGCACTTGCACTTGGTGGGAATGGAGCTAGCATATTTTCAAATAATTTAGAAAACGGATATGATTCTACTATATCAATTGGTGATGAATTATTAACAGAGCCAGGTAATATTGTAAGTGCATTAAATATAATAAAAAATAATATAAATGGTGATTCTAGTACTTTTGAAGATTATAGTGAGAATTCTATAAGGCTTTGGACGGTACCTTTAATAGATTCATTTGATATATATGGAAGAGATTATGTGGTCGTAGTTGGATTTGCTGAGTTTTTTGTAGAAAATATTGATATCCATGCAGGTAAAGGTGAAATAGGTGGAAGATTCATTAAATATGTTATTAATGGAGATATTGATACAAGTTTAAATGATAAGGGTCTTTATGGTATCAAGTTAGTGAAGTAGGTGAGAAGATGATAAATGTTGGAAAAAAAATATTTTTAGTTTCTATAATTTTAGCCTTAATAACAAGTGGTATAGGCTTTTATTATATTAATTCATTAAGTAATGTAAAACCAGTTGTTAAGGAAAAAATTACAATTGTTGTTGCAACAAATAAAATTGATGCAATGACTAAAATTACTGAAGATATGGTAAAAAATATTGAAGTTACAAAGGAAAATTTTTATGGAGAATATATTTCTAAAAAAGCGGATGTTATTGGAAAATACACGAATGTTGAAATATTCAAAAATGAAAAATTAATAAATGAAAAATTGACTTCTGATATAAATAATACATTAAGCTATAAAGTTAAAGGATCAAATAGAGCAATATCATTATTTATGAATGGTAATAGTGGAGTATCAGATTTATTAAAACCGGGCGACAGAGTCGACTTAGTTTTATTTTTACCAGAACTTAGAGAATCTGAAAGAATAGTA includes:
- a CDS encoding ribonucleoside triphosphate reductase, translated to MIMRVRKRNGKINEFKEKKNSLISATIDLMNDYLEEKDWQIKENANSSEKSVMALYNYTREEFIKLYWLNEIYPIEISNAHKSGEIHIHDMGFLGPYCSGWDLGQLIMEGLVGPKHSSAPAKHLSTLLGQLANSIFATQLENAGAQAFSSFDTYLAPFVYYDNLEFNELKRIIKSFIFEINMPMRIGGQSPFSNLTFDLSCPNNMKYLPVVIGGKPTDKTLGEFQNEMDMINKAFIEAMIEGDSEGRIFTFPIPTLNVDELFPWESAVVKLWMDVTVKFGIPYFANFVNSDLSPEDARSMCCRLRLDNRELRKRGGGLFGSNPLTGSIGVVTLNLPRIGYKARTEEQFFKMLNSALEIAIKSLELKRKYIERWTNQGLYPYCRQYLRNIKFANNSYWSNHFSTIGLVGMNEAVLNFINKDLSSEKGQKFAIEIMDYLRDYLSDVQEKTGNMYNLEATPAESTAYRLALKDKKMYKDIITRGNDKTPYYTNSSQLSVDYSSDIFDTLDLQDELQSRYTGGTVLHLYTADKIEDGSVISNLIKKIFSNYELPYLSYTPTFSHCKHHGYFKGEILECPKCGEKLDVYSRVVGYYRPIQSYNNGKVLEFEERIKFNIEKVL
- a CDS encoding metal-sensitive transcriptional regulator → MSKDNKKLINRLKTIKGHIAGVERMVEEGKTCDEVLIQIAAIKSSINKVGLLIMEENALECLHSVEEGEMVSKEKVEEVIKTFIKYSK
- a CDS encoding TadE/TadG family type IV pilus assembly protein — protein: MKKLNSKGQSLVEFTIVLPIILVLILGLLEFGLILNSYITINTISRNGARLASVGASDLEINQELIIDAPNIDFNKVTVTISPNESDRLRGESVRVDILYKYNVNIPFINLIIGSEVDLKSSNSMRIE
- a CDS encoding sensor histidine kinase: MINENKSNKIKDKRVKEIFSKILESIDSSKIQINIILDNTRQEYETLVNQLENIKIEIDIVIKTVDILVNEDKSMRIKLVKATKNYKNNPSFDLKKIYDEAYAVKSKLLEAENKERNLRDRRDNIELSLRKVYGNIKISEKILHQIGIASSFLNGEIMSAMEGMDFESEMLVGVKVLEAQENERKRIARDIHDGPAQLMANLIMRTDICETILKKDFEEGIKELRELKIAVKKSLKEVRDIIFDLRPMSLDDIGLNQTIKEFINIVSRDLEMKINFNFEKINYEVESIIKVATYRIIQELLNNIKKHSKAKNVSIDLKYGKKYLSIKVEDDGIGFDVRNVLSEIKSKSNSFGLIGIYERVNQLQGEINITSENNKGVVFKIKLPISREVILDEKNGN
- a CDS encoding desulfoferrodoxin; this encodes MAKRNEVYKCEICGNIVEVNNGAGGTLVCCGQDMNLLDEKNADSTTEKHVPVIEKIDGGFKVTVGSTLHPMTEEHFIQWIELIADGKSYKEFLKPGDKPEAIFLVSAKKVTAREYCNLHGQWKNEI
- a CDS encoding pilus assembly protein TadG-related protein — translated: MNNKGNASILLVLLMAVLLTSLSYVIDIGLSYAQRIKLSNAVDSAVLASSRELKKSKTKVNEIAKKYLDINYKEEYNYEITIPDDLKSVEINANTKVNHYFSQVFGNSNSIVHVSAKAIIAPIKSIKNGVKPLAVKNFNFTYGDEIILKEGAGDGENGNYGALALGGNGASIFSNNLENGYDSTISIGDELLTEPGNIVSALNIIKNNINGDSSTFEDYSENSIRLWTVPLIDSFDIYGRDYVVVVGFAEFFVENIDIHAGKGEIGGRFIKYVINGDIDTSLNDKGLYGIKLVK
- the rd gene encoding rubredoxin — protein: MKYVCEPCGYVYDPALGDPDGGIAPGTKFEDIPEDWVCPVCGVSKDMFVQE
- a CDS encoding anaerobic ribonucleoside-triphosphate reductase activating protein; protein product: MNIASFLGTSFIDYPGNISLVIFTKGCNMNCPYCHNKNLETKFELINEKIIFDLLIKRKNLIDAVTISGGEPTLQSDLYGFCFAIKEMGYKIKLDTNGTNPKILKDLIDNKLVDYIAMDIKTSPDKYNELCGKSFDSIKNSIKLIQSFKNHEFRTTFYPSVSKNDIKEILKYTNNSPYYLQQYRKINDDTLKAYSDEFVLDIGNEFNIFTRNTDII
- a CDS encoding Fur family transcriptional regulator produces the protein MNKIANVNEFLKSNNIKPSYQRIKIYEYLYNTKEHPTVDIIYRALIDEIPTLSKTTVYNTLNLFVDSKIVSLITIEDNETRYDADTSLHGHFKCERCGKVTDFKLDLSDIVINEMDEFQINQRHIYFKGICNKCLN
- a CDS encoding response regulator transcription factor, whose amino-acid sequence is MKKTEIRVFIIDDHEIIREGIKRILSFNEKIKLIGESNSGVNIIKILKNYKPDVLLLDMRMPEIGGLDVIKIIKSENLDVKIIALTIEDDKKTILSAINLGIDGYVLKESAGEIISRAIEEVYKGEKYIDHTLVNLLFSKVKTNNNSNIFDVLTKREFEVLYFISKGLSNKEISNELYLSEKTIKNYITNVFRKLEVNDRVKATILAIKNNIEEFYPNS
- a CDS encoding Flp family type IVb pilin, producing the protein MLITLFNLLSQKVKNEDGQGMVEYALLIGLIAIAVIAVLALLGPAIAAKFQAIIDAL